The sequence GCGAACGACGCCCCGGTCGGGCTTGCTCTTGGACTCCCGCTTGTCGATGACCTTGACGACCACATGGATGGTATCCCCGAAAAAGGTCGGGGCCTTGAACTCCAGGGACTCGATCCCCAGGAAGGCGATGACCGTTCCCTCCAGGAGCCCGAGCCGGAAGACCAGGCCGTGGGAGACCGCCAGGACCAGGAGGCCGTGGGCGATCCTCCGACCGAACTGGCTCTGGCGCATGAACTCTTCGTCGGTGTGGAGCGGGTTGTAATCCCCGCTGAGGGCGGCGAAGTTGACGACATCGGTCTCGGTGATCGTCCGGGCGGGGGTGACTTGCTCCTCCCCGACCTCGAAGTCCTCAAAGTATTTGCCCAGGTCGACCCCCCCTTAGATTCCCGCCAATTCCCTGGCCAGGCGCTTCTTTCCTTCCAGGTTGGCCTGGCGGGCGATGACCACCCGCATCGCCTGAGGCGAACCCGCCCCGTGCATCGACTCGGTCCGGTAGGCCACAGCGGCCGCCCCGATCGTCAGGTTCTCGACCAGCCGCAGCATCCGCAGGCGGCACTCGGTCTTGATCCCGGCCACGCCGGCCAGGTACTTCTCCATGTACGGCCCGGTCTCCGGGCTCCTCAGGTCGGCCTCGGACGGCAGGGTGACCAGCAGCCCCCCGGCGATGTCCTCGGCCAACCGGGCGATCTCGTACGGGAAGCGGGTCACGTTCAGCTTGCAGACGTTGGCCAGGAGCAGGTCGACCAGGTAGACGCCGGAGGCAGTCGGCTTGCCCTCGGCCGAACAGGCCAGCCCGCAGGCGTAGAGGGTCTCGTTCAAATGGACCATCTCGACCAGCTTGTCCTTGATGTGTGAGGCGTCCTTGACCCCGACGTACTCGGCCAGGTTGGCCGCCGCCCCAATGAGGATGTCCCCCACCCCCACCTTGCACCCGCCGTAGCTCTGGCGGTGATAGGCCGCGAAGCGCTCGACCAGGGTCCCGGCGAACTCGTACTCGCGGTACATGAAGACGCGCTCCCAGGGGACGAAGACGTCGTCGAAAACGGCCAGGCACTCATGGCCGCCGAAGCGGGGGTTGCCGACGTCCATCGTGCCGCCTTCGAGCTTCCGGGTGTCAGAGGCCTGGCGGCCGACGATGTAAGTGATCCCCGCGGTGTCGCTGGGGACGGCGAAGGACACGGCGTAGGCGGCGTCCTCCTCTTTCATGGCCATGGTCGGCATGACGACAATCTCGTGGGAGTTGAGGGCGCCGGTCTGGTGGCCCTTGGCCCCGCGGACGACCATCCCGTCCTTCTTCACCTCGACAACGTGGACGAAGAGGTCCGGGTCGGCCTGCTGGCTGGGACGCTTGGAGCGATCGCCCTTGAGGTCGGTCATCGCCCCGTCACAGACCAGGTCCTCGTCCTGGACGCGCTGGAGGAAGCGGGCGAAGCGGCGGTGGTAGTCCGTCCCCTTGGCCTGGTCGATCTCGAAGGTCACGCTGGCCAGAGCGTTCATGGCGTCCATCCCGACGCAGCGTTGGAAGCAGGTGCCCGTTTTCTGGCCGAGGAGCCGTTGCATCTTGACCTTGGCCACCAGGTCCTCGGGGCTCTGGTGGACGTGGGTGAAGCGGTTGACCGGGCGGCCGCTCAAGTGGGACTTGGCCGTCATCAGCGCGGTCTGGGCCGGGTCGCCGGCCAGTTCGTAGGTCATGGCCACGGCGTCCAGCGACGGCCGGAGCATCGGGTGCTCGGCCGGGCAGTCGACCAGCTTGCCGAGGACGTAGGCTCTGGGCTTCATTCGCTTGATGCTGTCTTTATACTCCTGGGCGGTTTTCACGCTCTTCTCTCCCCCTTCAACGAAAGGCCCGACCCGCCCGACTGAGGCTGGGTGGCCCAGGGCATTGATTCTACGGCCGCGCCACCGAATCCTACTTGCCCATCCCCTCGACGGCGAAGACCCGCGTCGGGGAGGCCTCGAGGCCCCTCAGCTTCAGCGGCGCGACGATCAGGAAGCATTCCGGGTCCTTGAGCTTCGGGGTGTTACAGATATACTCGAGGATGTAGACGTCGTGGGCCAGCAGGACGTTGTGGGCCGGGATGTCCTTCGAGCCGAACAGGTCCCTGCTATTGCCACCTTTCTGAAAAAGGGCTTTCCGGGGAGGACTGGGG is a genomic window of Bacillota bacterium containing:
- a CDS encoding MaoC/PaaZ C-terminal domain-containing protein, with protein sequence MGKYFEDFEVGEEQVTPARTITETDVVNFAALSGDYNPLHTDEEFMRQSQFGRRIAHGLLVLAVSHGLVFRLGLLEGTVIAFLGIESLEFKAPTFFGDTIHVVVKVIDKRESKSKPDRGVVR
- a CDS encoding 4-hydroxyphenylacetate 3-hydroxylase family protein; the encoded protein is MKTAQEYKDSIKRMKPRAYVLGKLVDCPAEHPMLRPSLDAVAMTYELAGDPAQTALMTAKSHLSGRPVNRFTHVHQSPEDLVAKVKMQRLLGQKTGTCFQRCVGMDAMNALASVTFEIDQAKGTDYHRRFARFLQRVQDEDLVCDGAMTDLKGDRSKRPSQQADPDLFVHVVEVKKDGMVVRGAKGHQTGALNSHEIVVMPTMAMKEEDAAYAVSFAVPSDTAGITYIVGRQASDTRKLEGGTMDVGNPRFGGHECLAVFDDVFVPWERVFMYREYEFAGTLVERFAAYHRQSYGGCKVGVGDILIGAAANLAEYVGVKDASHIKDKLVEMVHLNETLYACGLACSAEGKPTASGVYLVDLLLANVCKLNVTRFPYEIARLAEDIAGGLLVTLPSEADLRSPETGPYMEKYLAGVAGIKTECRLRMLRLVENLTIGAAAVAYRTESMHGAGSPQAMRVVIARQANLEGKKRLARELAGI